TTTTACTCGCCCATCTAGCATTTCCTTAAAGCCAGTCACTTCTTCAACAGGAATGACTTTAATACCAGCTGCTTCTAGGTGCTTTTTACTCCCCCCGGTTGAAATGATTTCTATCCCAGCCTCCTTAAAGGCTTGGGCGAGTTCTACTAAACCTTCCTTATTAGATACACTAATTAATGCTCTTGCCATGATTCATTTCCTTTCTGACTAATTCTAAAATTACTTGAGGATATAATTGATGTTCAATTGTATGAATAGCTGTCTCCAAGTCCTCCAACTGCCATGCTGGATCAATAGTTACAGCTTCTTGGGCGAGAATTTTTCCTTGGTCGATATTTTCATCGATAATGTGAACGGTTACCCCAGTTTCAGGCACTCCCGCCTGATAGGCGTCCCTAATCCCATGACGGCCGGGAAACTTAGGCAAGAGGGAGGGATGAATATTAATAATCCGGTTAGGATAAGCCTGGAGTAATGGCTGGTGAATCAGCCGCATATAACCTGCCAATAAAATGTAATCCAAGTGATGCCTCTGACAAAGATCGACTAGAGCTTCTTCATAGTCTTGGCGACTAGGAAAGTCAGTGGGACTAAATTGAAAGGCGGGAATTTGTAAATTTTGAGCGCGTTTTAAGACATACGCTCCTGCTGTATCACAAAAGAGAAAGGCAATCTCAATCTCAGAATGAAGGCCCTGGAAGGCTTCAACCAAAGCTTGAAAATTACTGCCCTGTCCTGAAGCAAATATTGCACATCGCATCATAATGTCCCCTCAAATATAATTTTTTCTTTTACATCACTAGCCTTCTTAACCTGACCAATCCGGTAAGTTGACTCCCCTTGGTCATGTAAGATACTTTCAACTTCATCAATATGAGAAGAATCGATGGCTAAGACCATGCCAATCCCCATATTAAAAATATTCAGCATTTCCATCGAATCGAGTTGACCATACTTTTCTAAAGCCTTAAAAATTGGCAAGACTGGCCAAGATCCTAATTGAATTTGCGCTTTATAGCCTTCTGGTAGAATGCGGGGAATATTTTCAATAAATCCCCCACCCGTGATATGGGCCATGCCATGGATCAGCGAACGCTCAATTAAGCTTTGCAATGTCTTCACATAGATCCGGGTAGGAATAAGTAATTCATCAATCAGACTACGGTCAGGACCCAGTTCTTCTAAATGGCTATCCAAAGAAAAATCATTATCCTTAAAAAAGACTTTGCGCACTAAAGAATAGCCATTAGAGTGTAAACCGGATGAGGCTAGGCCCAGGAGAATATCCCCTTCTTTAACCTTCTTGGGGGTAATGAGCCGTTTCTTTTCAGCAATACCGACCGCAAAACCAGCTAGGTCAAAATCCTTGCTATCATACATGCCGGGCATTTCAGCCGTTTCTCCACCGATCAAGGCAGCTCCAGCCTGTTGACAGCCTTCAGCTACTCCTTTGACGATACGCTCAATAACAGCGGGATGGTTCTTGCCCACCGCGATGTAGTCCAAGAAAAACAAGGGCTGAGCGCCTTGAGCGAGAATATCATTCACACACATGGCCACACAGTCGATCCCAATGGTGTCATAACGCTGAGATTGGATAGCTAACATTAATTTAGTGCCGACACCATCCGTGCCAGCTAATAAACAAGGCTCTTCATAGTCAAAGTCGGCTAAAGAAAACGCTCCAGCAAAACTACCGATCGCTCCCATCACTTCTGGGCGCCAAGTTTTTGCGACTTGCTTTTTAATTCGTTCCACCGCTTGGTAACCGGCTTCCACATCCACTCCGGCATTTTGGTAGGCATTAGTCATGGTTAACCTCCTCTTCCTGCAAAGATTCTAGGTATTCTTTTTCATAGTCATATAATTCAGTGGGGTAATCGCCATTAAAATAAGCCATACATAGACCTTGATACTTGCCAGGGCCTTGTAAATCGATGCCTTTAATCAAGCCTTCTTGACTGAGAAAGGCCAGAGAATCGGCTCCAATCAATTGACAAATTTCTTCAACTGAATTTTGTGCAGCAATTAATTCTCTAGTATTGGAAATATCAATCCCGTAAAAACAAGGATACTTCAACGGAGGACAGGCAATACGGACATGAACCTCCCGGGCTCCCGCTTCACGTAAAAGGGACACAATCCGCTTAGAAGTCGTTCCCCGGACAATGGAATCGTCAATCATGACTACACTCTTGCCAGACACAACCTTACGGACAGCTGACAACTTCATCCGGACGCCCTGCTCTCTTTCAGCCTGACTAGGTTGGATAAAGGTTCGACCAACATACTGGTTTTTTACCAGACCCATTTCATTGGCTAAGCCAGCAGCCTCCGCATAGCCCATGGCTGCCGACAGAGAAGAGTTAGGGACGCCAACCACCATATCGGCTCCCTCAGCAGGACTTTCCTGGGCTAAAATTTCCCCACAACGCTTACGAGCGGTATGGACATTGACATGTTGGATATTGGAATCGGGACGAGCAAAGTAAATATATTCCATGGAACAAATCGCTTGGTGACGGTCTTCGGTATAGAATTCTCGTTCAATACCCTCATCCGTGATATAAACCACTTGTCCCGCTTCGACGTCAAATAAAGTTTTGGCTCCGATTTGGTCCAAGGCGCATGATTCTGAAGCCATCACATAGGCCCCATTGTCTAACTGGCCAACGACTAAAGGTCGAAAACCATTGGGATCGCAAGCTCCTACCAGTCCCTTATTGGTTAACAAGATATAAGTAAAGCCACCCTTTATCTGTCCTAAAGCTTCTTTAAGTTGGTCCTTAAAATTATCAGCCTTGCTGCGGCGAATTAAGTGCATGAGCACTTCACTATCTGAAGTCGAGCGAAAAATAGCGCCCTGTGCTTCTAATTCTTCCTTTAAAGATTGACCATTGACCAGGTTACCATTATGAGCTAGCGCCAGGTCACGATCCGAAAAGTGGAATAAGAAGGGTTGAATATTATTCAATGAGTGGTCGCCAGCCGTCGCATAACGGACATGACCTAAGGCAGCTTGCCCAGCAAGCTTATCGAATTGGTCTTGATTAGAAAAGACCTCACTGACTAGACCTAAACCACGGTATTCTTGCATCCGGCCTGTGTCTTTGAGACTTGTAATTCCAGCGCCTTCTTGGCCCCGGTGTTGTAGAGCCATTAGGCCATAAAAGCTAAGCCGAGCAGCATCAGGATGGTTCCAGACACCAATCAGACCACACTCTTCATGGGGAAGGTCATAGCTTTCTTGGTCAATATAGGTGGTCACATAGTCGGGGTCTTTTATGAATGGGCTTGTTCTTCTAACTGACACGCTAAGGCTCCTTCCCATAACTCCTTCAATACACTCACGCTTAGGTCAATGCTTTGGTCTTTGGCTTCAAGATAAAATTGATCTTCATCGGTCACCTGGCCCAATAAGGTCAGCTTAGCCTGACAAGAAGCTTCAAAGTCAGCTTGCTTTTCAGGCTTGACGGATAGGACAAAGCAGGAAGGACTTTCAGCAAATAAATCAACAGCCTCTCTATCCCATTTAGCCTTGATTCCCAGATTTTTTCCGAAGCAGGATTCAGCAAGTGCCACACCCAAACCACCTTCACTAATATCATGGGCTGAAGCAAGATAACCTGCTTGAATGGCGTTGAGAACTGCTGCTTGGTTAGCCTTTTCTTGGTCCAGATCAAAGTCCAGTAAAGTACCAGAAACTTGACCAGTTTCCATCACTTGTAATTCAGACCCATTAAAATCAGGGCGAATCTCTCCTAGAAGATAAACAAGGTCGCCAGCATGCTTGAAGTCTTGGCTAGTAACATGACTTAAATCCTTGATCAGGCCCACCATGCCAATAACAGGAGTCGGATAAATCGCCTGACCATTACTTTCATTATTTAAGGAGACATTGCCTGAGATAACTGGAGTATTCAAGAGACGGCAGGCCTCAGAAATACCTTGAGCCGCGGTGGCAATTTCATAGAAAATATCAGGGTCATCAGGATTACCAAAGTTTAAGCAATCGGTAATAGCTAAGGGTTGTCCCCCACTGGCCACAATATTACGTGCCGCTTCAGCCACTGCCAATTGACCACCACGTTCAGGATTTAAACGCAGATAACGGGCATTGCAGTCAGTAGTCATAGCCAAAGCCTTTTTAGTCCCACGAATGCGGACAACCGCTGCATCTGAACCTGGTCCCAGAACGGTTGAGGTTCTCACCATGGAATCATAAGTTTGGTAGACTTTGGCTTTTGAAGCAATGGTCGCTTGTTGGAGTAAGCCCTGTAGAATTCGATTGACATCCTTTTCTTGGGCATGGTATTGGTCTTGATCTTGGCCTTGGTAATAGGCTGGTTTAATCACGGCATGTTCATATTCAGGGGCATCTTCAGCCAAGGCATTAACGGGGACATCCGCTACCAACTCGCCCTTATGGAAGAGCCGGTAACGTCCATCATCAGTCACCCGACCAATCACTACCGCCTCAAGCTGGTATTTGTCAAAAATTGCCTTAATTTTTTCCTCTTGGCCGGCTTTAACACAGAGAAGCATGCGTTCTTGGGATTCGGATAGCATCATCTCATAAGGAGTCATGCCGCTTTCTCTTTGAGGCACTTGGTCGAGGTCTAGCACTAATCCGGTCCCAGCTTTGGAGGCCATTTCCGAGGATGAAGACACTAAACCAGCAGCTCCCATGTCTTGGATTCCTACCAGTTCATCGGGACAGTTTTGGATGACTTCTAAGCAGGCTTCCAGTAAGAGTTTTTCCATAAAGGGGTCACCCACTTGGACAGCAGAACGTTGACTTTCTTCTTCATCATTAAACTCTGCTGAGGCAAAGGTCGCCCCATGAATGCCATCCCGACCAGTCTTAGCACCCACATAGATAATGGTATTGCCTACTCCAGCGGCTTGACCTTTTTGGATATCTTTTTGGTCCATGAGGCCAACACACATGACGTTAACCAGAGGATTCCCTTGGTAGCAATCATCAAAGGCAATTTCCCCACCAACCGTTGGGATTCCAATACAGTTCCCATAACCAGCGATCCCCTTGATAATTTCATGGAAGAGATATTTGGTCCGTTGATGACTTAGGGGACCAAAGCGCAAGGAATCCAGTAAGGCTATGGGACGCGCCCCCATGGAGAAGATGTCACGGATAATCCCGCCTACACCAGTCGCAGCCCCTTCATAAGGTTCTACAGCTGAGGGGTGGTTATGGCTTTCTGCCTTAAAAACCACTGCCTGGCCATCACCAATATCGATAATACCGGCTCCTTCTCCTGGTCCCTGTAAGACTTGAGGCCCTTGGGAAGGAAACTTTCTTAGAACAGGCTTAGTATTTTTATAGGAACAGTGTTCGCTCCACATGACAGCAAATAGTCCAGTTTCGGTGTAATTGGGTAAGCGTCCCAGGATATCGACAACCATGTCATATTCCTTATCCGTCATGCTCCATTCCCGGTAAATTTTACTTTCTTTAATTGCTTGAGGACTTAGTTCTTGGCTCACACTCTTCACGCTCTCTTTCCCTCTGTTTCAAAATACTTGACCATAGATTGGAAGACCTTAAGCCCATCTTGACCGGCAATGATTTCTTCAACCGCCCGCTCAGGATGAGGCATTAAGCCAATCACATTCCCTGCCTTATTGGTGATCCCAGCGATATTACCTGTTGAACCATTGGGATTTTCTCCGGCATAGGTGAAAATAATTTGACCGTTAGCCTTTAAGTCAGCTAGGGTTGCTTGGTCGCAGTAATAATTACCTTCGCCATGGGCAATGGGTAAAGTAATTTCCTCTCCTTCTTGATAGAGACTGGAAAAGGGACTTTGGTTGTTTTCAACTACTAAGTCTTGTTTTTTACAGATGAAGGCTAGATCACGATTAGGGAGAAAAGCCCCGGGTAAAAGGCCACTTTCACAGAGAATTTGAAAGCCGTTGCAGGTTCCTAAAACCAACTTGCCACTTTGAGCCAAACGCTTCACTTCTTCCATAATCGGGGTAAAACGGGCAATAGCACCGGTCCGTAAATAATCCCCAAAAGAGAAGCCACCTGGCAACATGATGGCATCATAGCCCGCTAAGGAAGTCGCACTAGCAGGAACATAGTCAGCTTCTTGGCCCAAGACATCACGGATAGCAGTCAACATATCCATATCGCAATTGGATCCAGGAAATTGAATCACAGCAAATTTCATGACGGCTAAACCTCCTTAATGGTATAGCGGTAAGTTTCCATATTGACATTAGCTAGGAGACGGTCACAAATATCAGCAACTGCTTGGTCGACATCGCCAACCTCTTTGGCAATTTCCATTTGAAAATACTTTCCTTGACGAATATTTTTAACTGCCTCATAGCCCATTTGGTGGACGCCTTGCATGATGGCTTGGCCTTGCGGATCAAGAATGGATTCCTTATAGGTGACAAATACTTCAACTGTATACATAGTGACCTCCCTGATTTTTCTAATTGATAGTCCTTAATCTTTAATAACTTCTTGTAAACGGTGATAGACGGCTTGGTAGTAAGGGATCATATCACCTTGATCATTGCGGAAGATGTCCTTATCAAAGGATTTCCCGCTGTCCTTATCCCAGAGTCTGGCATTATCTGGTGAAAATTCGTCAGCCAGAATAATATCTCCCGCTTCATTCTTTCCAAATTCTAATTTGAAATCGACCAAAATCAGCCCTGCTCGGTCAAAAAGCTTCACTAATAAATCATTAATTTCTTTCGTCAACGCTTTAATCGCTGCAATTTCTGCAGGATTAGCCGCTTTTAGAAAGAGAACGTGGTCATCATTCAATAGTGGGTCATTCAAGTCGTCATCCTTATAAAAGAATTCCAGGATACCGCCTTCAATAGCTAAGCCCCGTTCAATGCCTAAGCGTTTAACAAAGGAGCCAGCAGCGTAATTGCGGTAAACCACTTCTAAGGGAAACATTTCCGCCTTCTCAACGATTTCTTCTCGTTCATTAAGCACTTTGACCAAATGGGTAGCGATACCATGGTCAGCTAAATAAGTGAAGATCAATTGGGTAATAGCTTGGTTAATCCGCCCCTTGCCAGGTAAATTTTCCTTTTTAGCCCCATTGCCGGCAGTCGCTTGGTCCTTATAAAAAACTCTTAAATACTTATCATCATCGGTTTGATACAAATCTTTAGCCTTACCACTATAAATTAACTTTTCTTCCGTCATTATTTACTCCTTAATCCAAATTCCACTATCATCAATTTTTTGCAGACTATCTTCCATATCTTCTGGTAACAAAGTGATGTGACCCATTTTACGGTTTATCTTGGCTTGGTCTTTGCCGTAAATATGCAAGTGCCAATCGCTATGCTTGGGAGCAGCTTCTAAGACCTTATCTAAATGTTGTCCTAAAACGTTCACCATAAGGGCCGGACTTAATAGTTTGGGTTCAGCCAGTGGCAAGCTACAGACAGCGCGAATATGTAAATCAAATTGTGAGAAATCACAGGCTTCAATGGTGTAGTGCCCACTATTATGAGGACGAGGTGCCAGTTCATTAATTAAAATATTTCCATCTGCCATTAAGAACATTTCAATTCCTAAGGCACCGACCAATTTTCCTGCTTTAGCAATTTTATGGGCCAGGTCTTGGGCGGCTTGACTGGCTTCAGTTGAAATTCTAGCGGGAACGATAGATTCATGAAGGATGTTATGGACGTGGATGTTTTCCGATACTGGGAAAGTCACCACATGACCATTTTGTTCGCCAATAGCCATGACTGAAATTTCTTTAGCAAAAGGCAGCCATTGCTCCAGCACACAAGCTTGTTCATTGAGTAAGTCAACACAATCAGGCAAGTCTTTTTGGCTATGAAGAACCCGTTGGCCCTTGCCGTCATAACCAAAACGCCGCGTCTTTAAAACAGCAGGATAGCCTAATTCTCTGACTGCTTGTTCTAAGTCTTCCATGGTCTTGACCGACCGATAAGGAGCGACTTGAGCACCCGCAGCTTCTAAAAACTGTTTTTCATGGAGACGGTCTTGGCTAGAATGAAGCAGGTCTACCCCCTGAGGGAGATAGGCACGATCACCGAGAACTTGTAAGGATTCAGTATCGATATTTTCAAATTCAAAAGTTAATACATCGCATTGAGAAGCAAAGTCTGCTAAGGCTTGGCGGTCATCGTAGGCCTTCTCATAATGAAAATCAGCGACCTGAGAGGCTGAACAATTATGTCCGGGATCTAATATTCCTACCCGATAGCCCATTTCTTTAGCGGATTGGGCTAACATTTGTCCTAGTTGACCTCCACCGATAATGCCGATGGTTGCCCCAGGTAAAATCGTCTTAGTCAAGTTGATCACTACTTTCTATGGCTGCTTGACGCATATTTTTTCGATAATCTTCCAGGGCTTGGCTGAGCCTTGCATCCTCAATGCTTAGAATCTCAACCGCCAGTAAGGCAGCATTTTTAGCCCCTGACTGTCCAATAGCTGTTGTGGCGACGGGGACACCGGCTGGCATCTGAACGATAGATAGGAGTGAATCCAAGCCACTCAAGGCGTGTGATTGAACCGGAACCCCAATAACCGGTAAGGTGGTTTTAGCAGCTAACATGCCTGGCAAGTGGGCTGCTCCTCCTGCCCCAGCAATAATTACCGCTAGGCCTCGCTCACGGGCGCTTTTAGCATAAGCAAACATCTCATCTGGCATCCGGTGGGCAGAAATCACACGTTTTTCATATGGCACTTCAAATTGGTCTAAAATCTGACAGGCTTGACTCATGGTTTGCCAATCCGATTGAGATCCCATCACTACCCCTACTTTTATCACTTGACAGCCTCCTTAAATAACAGACATTTGTGTAGAATTAATATTAAATATTCGTGATTTACTTGTTTACATGTAAAAATATACCATATAATTTTAAAATTTCAATTTAATTACGTATATTATTTGATAAAATCGTTTTCATAATACGTTTTATTGCTTTGATATTATTTTTAAGGCCAATTTCCCACTAAATTAGTCTCTATTACCGAACAATCGGAAAAAGACCGCCTTCGAATCAAGACGGTCTAAAAATATATTTTTATTAGCCAAGCATATGATTTGTCGCCTAGCATAAGTCCTGTTAGTATATGTTTAGTGGTAAACTGTTTATAACTAAACCAAATGTTGATAACGAGGTGAGAACGATGACATCAAGTGAATCGGGCTGTGAGAATTATAATCACGCCCTCAATATCTACCAGTCCCTGGTAAGGCTTTACCGGAGGAACCTGCAAGATACCAGTCAAGCCCTAGCTGATTTCTCTTGTCAGATTAATGTGCCCCAATTTGATTTACTGTCTTATATCTGTGAGCATCCAGCAACTAACCAACAGGAGATTGCTATCCAACTCTGTGTAACTAAGGGTAATGTTAGCCAATTACTCCACAAATTAGAGGAAAATGGCTATATCAAAAAAGAAATTCAAGGCAGAAGCCACCTGCTCTTTCCCACCAGTAAGGGAGAAGACCTTTACGGAAAAATAGCTTATGACTTGAGTAACTTCCAGCGAAGCTTTTTTAATGCGCTTGACAATGAAGAATTAGCCACCCTTGACCAACTTTTAACCAAAGTCTGCCAAGACCATCTGCATAAGTAATCGATAGGAAAATACACACATAAGAAAGGAAGAAAAAATGACCAGAGCAAATCCAGAAGAAAAGAAAGCTAAGGGGCTAGAATTTGGTTTGTACAGTTTAGGAGATAACCTTCCTAACCCCCATACTGGAAAACAACTACCTGCCTCAGAGCGGATGGAAGAAATTATTCAACTGGGAAAACTAGCCGAAGAAGCCGGCTTCGATGCTTTTCAAGTGGGGGAATCCCACCAGGACTATTTTGTCTCCCAGTCCAATTTGATCATTCTTTCAGCCCTTGCCCGGGAAACTAAGACCATTAAACTAGGCTCAGCGGTGACTCCCCTGTCTGTGTTAGATCCTGTCCGAGTCTATGAAGATGCGGTAACCATCGACCTTCTATCCCAGGGACGGATGGAAATTGTTGCCGGCCGTGCTTCCCGATTAGGAGCCTTTGAATTATTTGGCTATGACTATAAGGATTATGAAGAACTCTTCGAAGAAAAAATTGCCCTCCTAAAAGAAATCAATGACAATGAAACCGTCAACTGGCAAGGACAATTTCGCTCTGACCTAGACGGGGTCAAGGTCCAGCCCCGTAGTGAACGCTCTTCAGGTAAACTGCCCATTTGGCGGGGAATTGGTAATTCCAATGACTCTGCACGGCGGTCCGGCTTACTAGGAATGCCCATTTACCAAGCCCACCTATCGGGAGCTAATCAAACCTTTGCCCACCGCATTAAGGTCTTCCGGGAGGCTGCCCAAGAAGCTGGCTATGATCCGAATGACATTCCTGTCCAAACCGGCAGTTTCCTCTATGTCAGAGAAAATACCCAGCAAGCCTATCAAGAATTTTGGCCCTATGTGGAAGCAGGCTTTCCCTTAGTCAACGGCCAACCCTTCCCCAAACGCGCCTTCGCCCAAGGGCAAAATGTTAAATCGGCCACCATGGTCGGTGATCCCCAATTAATCATTGATAAACTGCTGATGCAGTATGAATTATTTGGTCACCAACGTTTTAATGGTGAAATTGACTTTGGCGGCCAGCCCTTTGACGAAATTCGACGGACTCTCGACCTCTTCGCAGAAAAGGTCATTCCCACAGTGAAGAAATATACCCAAGCATAATGCAAAGTATGACTTTATGAAAAAAGGAGATTATTTATGACAATTGAAAACCCACACATTATTCCCAGAATTGATACTAGTCAGGGGATTGAATTTGGCCTTTATAGTTTAGGTGACCATATGCCCAATCCCCATACCGGTGAAGAAATTTCAGCCCAAGAGCGGATCCAGCAATTTATCAAGATGGCTCAACTAGCTGAGCAAGCGGGGGTGGATATCTTCCACTTGGGGGAATCCCACCAAAAATACTTTGTATCCCAAGCCCATATGGTGATCTTATCGGCCATTGCCCAAGCCACATCAAAGATCAAAATAGGTAGTTCGGCCACCATCATCTCCACTTCTGACCCAGTCAGAGTCTATGAAAATGCTGCCACTATCGACCTAATTTCCGACGGTCGCATGGAAGTCATGGCCGGACGGGCCTCACGTTTAGGTATTTTTGAACTCTTAGGCTACGATGTGAAGGACTATGAGGCCCTCTATGAAGAAAAATTTGACCTCCTCCTGCAAATTAATGAAAATAAAGTGGTCAACTGG
This genomic stretch from Aerococcus mictus harbors:
- the purE gene encoding 5-(carboxyamino)imidazole ribonucleotide mutase — translated: MGSQSDWQTMSQACQILDQFEVPYEKRVISAHRMPDEMFAYAKSARERGLAVIIAGAGGAAHLPGMLAAKTTLPVIGVPVQSHALSGLDSLLSIVQMPAGVPVATTAIGQSGAKNAALLAVEILSIEDARLSQALEDYRKNMRQAAIESSDQLD
- the purF gene encoding amidophosphoribosyltransferase, producing the protein MTTYIDQESYDLPHEECGLIGVWNHPDAARLSFYGLMALQHRGQEGAGITSLKDTGRMQEYRGLGLVSEVFSNQDQFDKLAGQAALGHVRYATAGDHSLNNIQPFLFHFSDRDLALAHNGNLVNGQSLKEELEAQGAIFRSTSDSEVLMHLIRRSKADNFKDQLKEALGQIKGGFTYILLTNKGLVGACDPNGFRPLVVGQLDNGAYVMASESCALDQIGAKTLFDVEAGQVVYITDEGIEREFYTEDRHQAICSMEYIYFARPDSNIQHVNVHTARKRCGEILAQESPAEGADMVVGVPNSSLSAAMGYAEAAGLANEMGLVKNQYVGRTFIQPSQAEREQGVRMKLSAVRKVVSGKSVVMIDDSIVRGTTSKRIVSLLREAGAREVHVRIACPPLKYPCFYGIDISNTRELIAAQNSVEEICQLIGADSLAFLSQEGLIKGIDLQGPGKYQGLCMAYFNGDYPTELYDYEKEYLESLQEEEVNHD
- a CDS encoding LLM class flavin-dependent oxidoreductase, with translation MTRANPEEKKAKGLEFGLYSLGDNLPNPHTGKQLPASERMEEIIQLGKLAEEAGFDAFQVGESHQDYFVSQSNLIILSALARETKTIKLGSAVTPLSVLDPVRVYEDAVTIDLLSQGRMEIVAGRASRLGAFELFGYDYKDYEELFEEKIALLKEINDNETVNWQGQFRSDLDGVKVQPRSERSSGKLPIWRGIGNSNDSARRSGLLGMPIYQAHLSGANQTFAHRIKVFREAAQEAGYDPNDIPVQTGSFLYVRENTQQAYQEFWPYVEAGFPLVNGQPFPKRAFAQGQNVKSATMVGDPQLIIDKLLMQYELFGHQRFNGEIDFGGQPFDEIRRTLDLFAEKVIPTVKKYTQA
- the purK gene encoding 5-(carboxyamino)imidazole ribonucleotide synthase — translated: MINLTKTILPGATIGIIGGGQLGQMLAQSAKEMGYRVGILDPGHNCSASQVADFHYEKAYDDRQALADFASQCDVLTFEFENIDTESLQVLGDRAYLPQGVDLLHSSQDRLHEKQFLEAAGAQVAPYRSVKTMEDLEQAVRELGYPAVLKTRRFGYDGKGQRVLHSQKDLPDCVDLLNEQACVLEQWLPFAKEISVMAIGEQNGHVVTFPVSENIHVHNILHESIVPARISTEASQAAQDLAHKIAKAGKLVGALGIEMFLMADGNILINELAPRPHNSGHYTIEACDFSQFDLHIRAVCSLPLAEPKLLSPALMVNVLGQHLDKVLEAAPKHSDWHLHIYGKDQAKINRKMGHITLLPEDMEDSLQKIDDSGIWIKE
- a CDS encoding MarR family winged helix-turn-helix transcriptional regulator, with translation MTSSESGCENYNHALNIYQSLVRLYRRNLQDTSQALADFSCQINVPQFDLLSYICEHPATNQQEIAIQLCVTKGNVSQLLHKLEENGYIKKEIQGRSHLLFPTSKGEDLYGKIAYDLSNFQRSFFNALDNEELATLDQLLTKVCQDHLHK
- the purN gene encoding phosphoribosylglycinamide formyltransferase, translating into MRCAIFASGQGSNFQALVEAFQGLHSEIEIAFLFCDTAGAYVLKRAQNLQIPAFQFSPTDFPSRQDYEEALVDLCQRHHLDYILLAGYMRLIHQPLLQAYPNRIINIHPSLLPKFPGRHGIRDAYQAGVPETGVTVHIIDENIDQGKILAQEAVTIDPAWQLEDLETAIHTIEHQLYPQVILELVRKEMNHGKSIN
- the purS gene encoding phosphoribosylformylglycinamidine synthase subunit PurS is translated as MYTVEVFVTYKESILDPQGQAIMQGVHQMGYEAVKNIRQGKYFQMEIAKEVGDVDQAVADICDRLLANVNMETYRYTIKEV
- the purL gene encoding phosphoribosylformylglycinamidine synthase subunit PurL, whose product is MTDKEYDMVVDILGRLPNYTETGLFAVMWSEHCSYKNTKPVLRKFPSQGPQVLQGPGEGAGIIDIGDGQAVVFKAESHNHPSAVEPYEGAATGVGGIIRDIFSMGARPIALLDSLRFGPLSHQRTKYLFHEIIKGIAGYGNCIGIPTVGGEIAFDDCYQGNPLVNVMCVGLMDQKDIQKGQAAGVGNTIIYVGAKTGRDGIHGATFASAEFNDEEESQRSAVQVGDPFMEKLLLEACLEVIQNCPDELVGIQDMGAAGLVSSSSEMASKAGTGLVLDLDQVPQRESGMTPYEMMLSESQERMLLCVKAGQEEKIKAIFDKYQLEAVVIGRVTDDGRYRLFHKGELVADVPVNALAEDAPEYEHAVIKPAYYQGQDQDQYHAQEKDVNRILQGLLQQATIASKAKVYQTYDSMVRTSTVLGPGSDAAVVRIRGTKKALAMTTDCNARYLRLNPERGGQLAVAEAARNIVASGGQPLAITDCLNFGNPDDPDIFYEIATAAQGISEACRLLNTPVISGNVSLNNESNGQAIYPTPVIGMVGLIKDLSHVTSQDFKHAGDLVYLLGEIRPDFNGSELQVMETGQVSGTLLDFDLDQEKANQAAVLNAIQAGYLASAHDISEGGLGVALAESCFGKNLGIKAKWDREAVDLFAESPSCFVLSVKPEKQADFEASCQAKLTLLGQVTDEDQFYLEAKDQSIDLSVSVLKELWEGALACQLEEQAHS
- the purQ gene encoding phosphoribosylformylglycinamidine synthase subunit PurQ; amino-acid sequence: MKFAVIQFPGSNCDMDMLTAIRDVLGQEADYVPASATSLAGYDAIMLPGGFSFGDYLRTGAIARFTPIMEEVKRLAQSGKLVLGTCNGFQILCESGLLPGAFLPNRDLAFICKKQDLVVENNQSPFSSLYQEGEEITLPIAHGEGNYYCDQATLADLKANGQIIFTYAGENPNGSTGNIAGITNKAGNVIGLMPHPERAVEEIIAGQDGLKVFQSMVKYFETEGKRA
- the purM gene encoding phosphoribosylformylglycinamidine cyclo-ligase → MTNAYQNAGVDVEAGYQAVERIKKQVAKTWRPEVMGAIGSFAGAFSLADFDYEEPCLLAGTDGVGTKLMLAIQSQRYDTIGIDCVAMCVNDILAQGAQPLFFLDYIAVGKNHPAVIERIVKGVAEGCQQAGAALIGGETAEMPGMYDSKDFDLAGFAVGIAEKKRLITPKKVKEGDILLGLASSGLHSNGYSLVRKVFFKDNDFSLDSHLEELGPDRSLIDELLIPTRIYVKTLQSLIERSLIHGMAHITGGGFIENIPRILPEGYKAQIQLGSWPVLPIFKALEKYGQLDSMEMLNIFNMGIGMVLAIDSSHIDEVESILHDQGESTYRIGQVKKASDVKEKIIFEGTL
- the purC gene encoding phosphoribosylaminoimidazolesuccinocarboxamide synthase, whose amino-acid sequence is MTEEKLIYSGKAKDLYQTDDDKYLRVFYKDQATAGNGAKKENLPGKGRINQAITQLIFTYLADHGIATHLVKVLNEREEIVEKAEMFPLEVVYRNYAAGSFVKRLGIERGLAIEGGILEFFYKDDDLNDPLLNDDHVLFLKAANPAEIAAIKALTKEINDLLVKLFDRAGLILVDFKLEFGKNEAGDIILADEFSPDNARLWDKDSGKSFDKDIFRNDQGDMIPYYQAVYHRLQEVIKD